From Elusimicrobiota bacterium, a single genomic window includes:
- a CDS encoding HPr family phosphocarrier protein has product MKKKLIIKNKFGLHARPAAVMVQTASKFKSKIKIVKDSQEVDGKSIMGLMTLAANAGSTITLLADGDDEIQALQALEQLIESGFGE; this is encoded by the coding sequence TTGAAAAAAAAACTTATAATAAAAAATAAATTCGGCTTGCATGCGCGCCCTGCCGCGGTTATGGTGCAGACGGCGTCCAAGTTTAAATCTAAAATTAAGATTGTTAAGGATTCTCAGGAAGTGGACGGAAAAAGTATCATGGGGCTTATGACGCTTGCGGCAAATGCAGGGTCTACGATAACTTTGCTTGCAGACGGAGATGACGAAATACAGGCATTGCAGGCTTTAGAGCAATTAATAGAAAGCGGATTTGGGGAATAG